The DNA segment CACGGGTGGCTTCGATCGTCACGACGCGATCTCAGTATGCACGGGTAAAAACTGTTTACCAGTCGTTAGAGGCGGATGAACGGATCGATTTCCGGTTGATTGTTTCTGGAGGCGGACTTGTTCACCGGTTCGGAGAACTAACCGACACTATCGAAACGGCCGGAATCGATATCGAGAAGAAGATACACACGTTGTTAGAGGGCGGAGAGCCCGTCACGCAGGCGAAGACCACCGGGATGGGGCTTATCGAGTATGCCTCGGCACTCGAAGATATTGATCCCGACCTCCTGTTGACGAGTGGTGATCGTTATGAGACTATGGCGACTACACTGGCTGCATCGTACCTCAACCTCCCTGTCGTCCACCTGGAAGGTGGGGAACTGACAGGATCGATCGACGACAAGGTGCGCCATGCGACGACGAAAATGGCCGACTACCACCTCGTTTCGACCGAACGTGCGCAGGATGTCGTCAAGGAACTCGGCGAATCCGACGACCTAATTTACCGGACCGGCTGTCCGTCGATAGACATTTGTCAGGAAATCGAAGTCGACGGACGAACGGCGTACGACCCCCAGGACGACTACGGCGGCGTGGGGAGTACTGTCGACGTCACCGATGACTATCTCGTTATTCAGTATCACCCCCTCCCGACGGAGTACGAATCAAACTATGAGAAGGTCCAGGAACTGATCGCCGCCTACCAACGCCTTGATGTCCAGGCGTTCTGGTTCTGGCCGAATATGGACGCCGGTACTGATCAGGTGTCGAAAGCGATCAGGGAGTTCCGAGAACAGGGGGATCCGGACGACGTACGATTCTTCATCAATCTTGACCCCCACGACTACCTTACGCTGGTCAGTAACGCGGCCTGCATGGTCGGAAATTCGAGCGTGGGGATCCGCGAATGCTCGTACTTCGGAGTCCCGACAGTAAACATAGGTGAACGGCAGAATGAACGCGAACGTGGTCCAAATGTAATAGACGTCGAGTGTGACCGAGACGAAATCGTGGCAGCGATCGGGACTCAACTCGAACATGGTCGGTATCCCCAGTCGAATCTCTACGGTTCCGGGTCAGCAGCGGAGACGATTACGGAGATCATCGCGGATCTCGACCCAGAACAGAAAGACCCCATGACACCCGCGCAAATCATGCAACATGAACAGGAGATCCAACTATCCCATGACTGAACGTGACGTCCTCGGACTCGTCCCTGCAAGAGGTGGATCGAAGGGGGTACCAGAGAAGAACATTAGGGATATCGCAGGAAAACCACTGATCGCTCACTCGATTGAGTCAGGACGCAAATCTACTGTGATCGATTCCGTAGTGGTGTCTACCGACGACGAAGAGATAGCAACTGTCGCAGAAGAGTATCATGCACGTGTTCCCTTCCTGAGACCAGACAATCTGGCTACGGATACTGCACCGACGAGTCCCGTCGTGGAGGACGCACTCGAGACGCTCGCGGAACAGGGGGAATCGTACGACGATATCGTCCTGTTGCAGCCAACGTCACCGCTACGAAGTTCGACGCACATCGACGAGGCGTACGAGCTGTACACGGTACAGGATGCTGATTCCCTCATATCGGCTTATCCGACAACCGAAACTCGGTGGCGGTCGACGTCGAACGGAGCAGTCCAATTGAATTACGAGGACGAGAGCAAACGCCGGCAAGATAGAGAACCGGAATACATAATCAATGGCGCTGTCTACGTTACGGCCGTCGAAGCGTTTCTATCGTCACAGGAACTCATCACGGGAGAGACGGTAATCTACGAGATGGACGAGATTGATTCGATCGATGTCGACACACCCTTCGATTTATGGCTCGCCGAACAAGTGATGACGGAGTGGAAACAGTGATCGAAATCGACGGCACGAAGTTGGGATCGGATAGCAGGCCATACGTAATCGCGGAAGTGGGAATTAACGCTCGAAACGACCTCGAACTCGCGAAACGATTTATCGAGGTTGCAGCGTCGGCTGGAGCGGACGCCGTGAAGTTCCAAACCCATCTTGCCGACGCGGAGATATCTGAACCCGCGATCCGTAGTATCGGCGCCGGTGACGTATACGAGACGGTTGCCGAGTGCGAGTGGACGGCCGAGGAACACGAGATGCTGCGGGCGCACGCAAAGGCCAGCGATGTTACGTTTCTCTCTACGCCCTTCTCGGTAGAAGCCGTAGATCTTCTCGAAGAAATCGACGTCCCTGCGATCAAGATTGGCTCCGGAGAGTTGACCAATCGGGAGCTACTCGCCCGTGTTGCTGAGACTGGCAAGCCGTTACTCGTTTCGACCGGAATGCACACGCGGGAAGAGATCGCTGAAGCCTGTTCGTTCCTCGAATCAGTAGCGGAGGAATTTGCGCTATTTTACTGTGTCTCCGAGTATCCCACATCTCCCGCAGACTTCGACTTCGGGACGATCCAGTCACTGGAGCAACTGGCTGATGTCCCTGTCGGGTTCTCGGATCACTCTACCGGGGCCGAAGCTGCGAAAGTCGCAATTGGAAATGGAGCCGCGATGATCGAGAAGCACTTTACGATCGACCGCCGATTACCCGGCCCCGATCAGGAGGTGTCCATCGAACCGGAAACGCTCGAGGACCTCTGTTCGTTTGCCGATCTATATCACGAAACATCTACGGAAAAGACTGAGTTGCAGGGAGAAGAGCCAGACGTGAAGGCGTGGGCACAGCATAGTCTCGTCGCGAAACGACCGATTGAGCAAGGCGAGGAATTCACCACGGAAAATCTCACGACGAAGAGACCTGGTTCTGGTATCTCAGCGAATAGATATTTCGATATTGTTGGGAGGACAGCTGCTACCGACATCGAAGAAAATATCGTGTTATCGTCGGACGACGTCCAATAACTGAGAGGGTCGGACAGTTATCACCGAGACTGGATCGCGTACAGATCGGCGTACTGTCCACCACTATCGATCAGCTCACCGTGTGTCCCGGTCTCGATAATCTCGCCGCTCTCAACGGTATAGATCCGATCCGCATTCTCCACCGTTGACAGTCGATGCGCAATTGCGATCATCGCGTAGTCTCGTTCCATCTCCTCGATTGCCTCCTGAACCTCCTGCTCGAGATTCGAGTCGAGGTCGCTCGTCGCCTCGTCGAGAACCAGCAGGTCGGCGTCCTGCAATAGCGCCCGCGCCAGCGCCACCCGCTGTTTCTGCCCGCCCGACAATCTCACGCCATCGTCACCGAGCATCGTTTCGTACCCGTCGGGCAACTCGTCGAAGAACTCGTCGACCTTCGAAATCGAACAGGCCCGGTCGAGTTCCGCTCGCGTCACGTCGCGGTTCCCAATCGTGAGGTTGTACTCGAGTGTGTCGTTGAAGATGAACGGATCCTGGCGGACGACGGCGATCCGTTCGCGCCACTCGTCGATATCCATCTCGTCGATCGGGACGCCGTTGGCACGAATCTCCCCCTGGTCGAGTTCGTACAGTCGGGCGAGCAGCGAGACGATGGTCGACTTTCCGGCACCCGACTGCCCGACGAACGCGACGAACTCTCCTTTCTCGACCTCGAAGTCGATTCCCTGGAGTACCTGCTCCTCCTCGTCGTACGAGAAGTGGACGTCGTCGAATGCCACAGTATTGACGACATCGGGAACCTCTCGTGTTGACTCGTTTGGCTCCTCTCGCGACTGGAGTTCCGTGATGAACTGTTGGGTTCGGACGAGGTGTGGGAGATCGTTCTCGACGCGATAGAACAGGTTATTCAGGCCACTCACCTGGGGACCGAGTTGGAACATCGCGAAGAGGAAGACACCGAGCGAACCGAAAGAGAGGTTTGCGAACGTCAATGCGAGATAGATGAGGACGAAAACGGAGACAGCGACACCGAGATTGTAGAAGTTGGTGATCGCCGCCTCGTTCCGACGGAGGGTTATACGTGCGCTCGTGAACTGGTCGATCGCGTCGAGGAAGTCCTGACGAAGTTCGTCGGCAAGTCCGAAGATCCTGACGTCACGAATCCCTTGCGTCCCGGCCTGGGCGGCTTCCTGTCTTCGTTCGTTGGCATCTGCTACCCGGTCACCAACCGCGTATCCCGGCTCAATGACCCGTCGGAGGAATACGGTCAGGAATCCGAGGACGGCAACTGCAAAGACAGTCAAAAATGGTGAGATGACTAGCGCAATAAGTAAATAGACCGAGGAGAGAAAGAGTTTTTGGAGAAGTTGGACGACTCGCTGGATGACTCTCCCTGCGTAGTTGGTCTGTGTGACGATCGCGTTCAGAATATCGTCGGATCCCTCCTCGTCGAAGTAGGTGACGCGGGCATCGAGTGCGCTGTCGTACGCGCGAATTTGCAAGTCGCGAATATAGTACGTCCGGAGCGCCTCCCGGAACCAGGCGACGACGAAACTCGTCGTGTACCGAACGGTCATCACGGCCGCAACGCCGACGACGACGTAGCCCAGTGTGAACGGGATTCCGAGTGTCGCGTAGGCCGTTACGAACATCCCCATGAGCCCATCCGCTTGGGCCGTCGGATCGTCCACCTGGACGATCTCGATGATCGGGAGAATAAAGCTGAGCCCGACGCCCTCGAGGACAGCCGCCGCGAGACCGAGGACGACGATGAGGATGGTGAATGTTGGGTTGAATCGTGCGACGTCGAGGAGTGCATCGATCTTTTCTCGTCGTGAGACCGATTCTGAGCCGTTAGAGGACATGTCGAAGACTGATCAGACGAAAGTCTTCGAGTGAGAACTATAACCTCGTCGGTACGTGGTTCAACGCTTCAAAGCTTAGAGATGGACGCTCAATGGGAGCCCTGGTTAGAACACTCCTGTCATCCAATATATTTTAGATGAAGTGGCCAAGCCGAATGGTGGTTGCCAAATAATGACCGTGTATATTTAAAGACCTCCCCGCAGACTCTTTATTGGAAGTGCTTGCAACGTATGGAAAGTCGAAGACTTTTCGAATGGTCGTTACACGATGGTCTTGGCAAGTCGAAGCGATCGAAACCGGTCTTACCGACCAGTGCCCGATTGACCGGGCAGCCTTAACACATATATCGTCTATGGGGGTTTGACCTGGTAGTAGTATCTCGTTTTGAACCCACTGAATCCGCTCGTTTACAAATAATAGAACCGACACTCCGGTGATCGAACGAACCTGTACCGACCTGCCGAACGATCTGGATTAGACAAACGATATCTGCCCGCTCACCTAATTCTTATCCTAAAACAAATCACCAGTAGATATAATACACTGCCCTTCGTTGACACGCGTGGAAGCCACGCTCACCGGTTCGCCGGCTGGGTAGAATTGCCCCGGGTGCTTGGGACACCCGGAGCGTGGCTTCCGATCCCCAGGACAGGGGATTCTACGAAAGCCATGAATCACTACACACCCAACACGGATAAACGCCACGCACAGCCCGCCTACCGCCTGCGTACGCCCACTGACCAGTCTAGCACCCCACTACACCTCCGGACCGATCTTCTCCCACGTGTCGCCTGCGCGGACGACGACGATGCGGAGTATCTCGTCCTCGATCCCGCGCCGCCATCAAAGTACTCGGCCAAACCGGGCCACCGTCCGGTCGACTATCCGCCGTGTCCCCACTGCGGCGAGCCGGTGATCACGGTCTGGATGTTCGGCCCGGACATGCACACCGCGGATCCCTGCCAGTGCGCGCTGACCCGCGAGGAAGTCGTGGCCCTCGGCGGTGATGAGCTGTGAGGGGAGACGAACCGGAGCCCGTCGAGACGCCCGACGCTCCAGACAACCCGACCCGGAGCACGGACCCGATCGCGTCGACACGCCCGACCCAGTCGATACGCCCGATTCCGTCGACGCCCCAGACACACCGGACCCGACGAACTCGCCCTTCCCGCTGTGTCCGCGCTGTGATCGCCCGGTCACCCGCTACACCTCCACGGGCCCACACACCCACGTCGCGAGTCCCTGTGGCTGCCGGCTCTCGCTCGCCGAGGTCCAGGGGATGCGGTAGCGACCCAACCGTCCACTGAACGAGACACTTCCCTCCACTCTCGATCCGATCCCCGTCGAACCGTCCACCCCCGATCACCGTCGTGCGAGCGGTGTGTCACATCGATTCCCCGCTCTCAGCATCCAGTCACGGCGGATTGGAGCGGCTGTTCAACCGGGACGGATCGCCGGCGTCGTAGGCCGCTCGCCACAGCGCGTGGACGGCCCGTGCGACCAGCGATACCTCTGTCACTTCGATACAGGAGGGTTCGGCGATCGAACCGTCCGGCGGATGGAAGTGAATTTCGGGCGAGTGTGCGTTCGGGTGGCGGTCGAATCGCCAGTTGACGTCCCGGTTATCGACGTAGTGAAACGAGTACATGTCGAGTTCGCTCCACTGCACGTCGAGGCGGGCCGCGTCGGCGCGTCCGATCCCGTCGGTGAGGTGAATCTCGAGTTCGGTCGGCGCGATCTGATCGTCGAAGGCCGTCGAGTCGACCAGCGGTTCGAGATCGATCCAGAGCGTTCGAACGCGCTGGAGGGCGGGCAGGTAGATCGGGCCGAACGCCCCGGTTCGGTCGTCGCTCATGCGGTGAGCTGGTGACTGGCTTCGTCGTACGCGAGGGCCGCCTGGGCGACCGCGAGGTTCGTCCGCGTCGTCTTCCACGCGCTTATGTCGTCCCATCCCTCAGTCTCGTCGGCGTCGAGTTTCCGTGCGAGCGCTTCGGGGGTCACGACGTCGTAGCGATCCTGGTAGCGACGAATGTCCCGCTTCATCCGTTCGATGCCGTCGAGAATGTCGTCCCGGGTGGTTTCCTCCCGGAGCTCGCGGATGCGGGCGTCGAGTACGCGGTCGCTGTTTCGTTTGTACAGCGTCGTCCGGCCGTCTGCGTCGGCCTCGGCGAAACCGGTGGTGACGAGAGTCTTGCAGTGTCGTCGGGCCGTCGGCTCGCTGACGAGCGCTCGCTCGGCGATGCGGGCCGCCGATTGCCCGTCGTGGGTCCCCTCGACGATCGCGTACACTCGTTCGAACGGGGACGTCTCCGCCTTCCACTCCGCTTTCACGTGCTCGTTGACGTCGTCCCACCTGCTGGTGGTCATAGCGTCGTCTACGCACTCGGTGAATAAATAGTTTCTCTGAAAAACTATACTTTTCCGGGGTGGTGTCGGTCCCGAATAGCACTCTCCAGGCGATGCGGTAGTGACCGAGCGACCCCTCAGATAGCACTCACCACCGCCCACGTTCGATCGAGTTCGCCTCGAACTGTCCACCCTCGATCGCCGTCGTGCGAGCCACCACGATCGTCCCGCCGACGCCGTCCCGTGATCGACGCTCGCGGCCGTCCGACGAATCGGCGGCGTCCCACCGGTGTGTCGCCACTGACGATCGCGTCGGCGAGTCGGCTGTCGCGTCGAGTATCCGAAACCGATAGTTTCGGGTGGCGCCACGACGCGGCCGTCGATCGCGTCAGTCCGCACCCGGGTGATCGAATCGAACGCGACTCACTCGGTCGCGAGTTCGTCGTAGATCTCCGCGTGTTCGTCCAGGTCGTGCCGGCCGAGGAACCGGATGCGGTAGCGCCGCGTCCTCGGGGGAGAGATCGTCGGGAATCTGTTGCTGGTCGCGCTCTGCTGCCATACTCACTCCTCGCTACGGGCGTCACGATCACAATCGTTCGGTTCGTCGTCCGTCGTCTCGTGTGGTCGAGGACCGGACTGTCGATCCGACCCGTCGATGCGTGACAGCCAGAGATCGATCGTCGCTTCGTACTCAGGTGCCAGCGGTGCGGTATGTGTTCGGAAGTACGCGGTCACCGAATCGGCCTCGACGCCCGTTTCGTCCGTCGCGAGCGCTTTCAGTATGTCCTTCACCGTCCGGTCGTAGTCGAAGGAGTACCCGTTCATGGCGTAGAAGATTCGAACGGACATACGGAGGCTGTTGTGATCGCGTTGCACGGTCGCCCGTGTCTGCGTACGGACTCGAGGAACTGTACTCGCGGGCGGGTGTTCGCTCACCGATTTGACGGTCGCTGCCCGATAGTGCGGGCCGCCGCGTTCCTGTGCGTGAACCGAGCGACTCCGCTGTCAGTTCGGGTCGGGAACGATAGCGGTCGAATACCGTCACCCGTTCCCGGTATCGTCGGGGACGACGGTGAACCCGAGGGTGTGGAAGTCGTCCGGGTCGAAGGTAAATACGTGTTCGATCTCGAAGTGGCGGGCGATCGCACCGCCGAGGTGATCGAAGAACGCGATCTCCTGGTCGTCGTACCGAACGAACCACTCGTGGGCCGCGTCGAACGTCGTCTCGTCGACTGGGAGGACGTTGATCGTCTCGGAGGACCGGATCTCTTCCAGCGTCGAGACGGCGTCTCGGTGGCTCGTCTGATAGAGGATCACCGTCGCGAGCTCGGCGAGTACGTATCGACTCGTGAATACCGGAGCGTACTGGTCGCCGGCCCGTATGGCATCGAGGACTGCCGCTGCACGCGCGTGATTCACGTCGTCTTCGACGTACGCGGCGTAGAAGCCGCTCGTGTCGACGAACAGCGGGTCGGCTGCCCCCGCGGTCATGTGGAACTTTCCGCGGAGTCACCGTAGAGGATCTCGTCGATGTGTTCGGACGCGTCCGCTGGCTCTCCGGCTTCGAAGGTGCGCCGGTCGAATATCGGATCCGACGCGTTCACACCGTGTGTTCCGGGAGCGTGCGGACGGTCGTCGACACGCCACCACACGACGGCGCGACCGCCCACCTTCGCCTTCTCGACCTCGCCGTCGTCGGCCAGTTGTTGCAACCGTCGGTAGGCCTGGGACCGGTCGAGATCGAAGCGGTCGGCGATCGACTGCGCCGTCTGGAACGGGCGGTCGGCATGCGTGAAATGCGCGAGGAGGGACTCGTCCGTCACGGACGGCGTGTACTTTCCGTGTTCGTTGCGGTTACTCATGCCAGACCCTTCGTAGTGCACCGGAAAAAGTGTTACACTACGAAGTGAGCCGATGGGGCCGCAGCGCGAACCATCGTTGCGATCGCCGGACCAGCCTGCTAGGGGCTGAATTCGTGGTAGCGCCTCCGAACTGCCCGCCGTGTCGACCGACGCTCGAAACCGCGACGAGAATTCGGGATGTCCGTAGCGTTTCTGTCGGCGATGCACCGGTTCGTCGTGCGGAACGACCCTTCGGTACCGTCTACGGTCCCTCGCACAGCCACCCGCAACGTAGCGGTCGAACGCTGCATCACTCGTGGTTCCCGTTTCACTATCCGAGCGTCCCAGCTGAGACCGACGGACTGAGGGGGTTCCCCTCGGATCCCTGCGGCTGTGACCGTCCCGAGTACCGGGTCGAGCACCTCGTGAGGCAGGAGTGCTCGCGGCCGAAGACCCGACGAACTCTCTCCCCGCTGTGACCGCCCGGTGACGAGCAACACTCCGACGGGCCCGCACACGCACGTCGCGAGTCCCTGCGGCTGCCGACTCTCGCTCGCCGAGGTCCGGGGGATGCGGTAGCGACCGACAGATCCACGAACGAACTCGCCAACGCTCACGCTCGATCCCCGTCGAACCAGCCACTCCCGATCGCCGTCGTGCGAGCGCGTGTTCGCTACCGTCGATACACGGTGAGACGTCGCAGGGGACGCACGGTGAGATACACCTTTGTGGCGCCGCGCTAGAGTGACAGGTATGCACGAGTCCGGATTCGACGAGGAGACCATCGAGACGTTGTCGAGGGTCCTCGGCGAGCACGGCGTGTCGTTCGCGATGGTGTTCGGATCGGGCGCCCGGGGGACGATGGACGAGGGGAGCGATCTGGACGTCGCGATCGAGTTCGAAACGGTTCGACCGACCGACGAGGGGTACAGCGAGCGGTACCTGCGACTGCGGGGAGCGCTCGACGAGGCGCTCTCGACCCCGGTCGACGTGGTCGACGTCCACGCGATGGAACCGCGGTTCGCCCGCGTCGCGTTCGACGAGGGCTGCCTGGTTCGCGGCACCGAATCGCGGAAGACCGAGTTGGCGGAGCGCTACGCCGGCGAGGCGCTGTCGGTGACGGACGCCCGCGAGCGCGTCCGCGCGGCGGTGGAACGACTGCAGGACGTGACGGTCGGATGAGCGACGACGAGGGACTGTCGGCGGAGCGAGCGACGCGTATCGCCGATGCAATCGAAGCCATCGAGCAGAACGTGTCCGGCCTCGAGCGATACCGCGATCTCTCGCGATCGGAGTACCGGTCGGACGAGTCCACAGAGCGGCGCGAAGCCGTCGAACGGAAGTTCGAAAAGCTGATCGCTGCGACCGTCGACATCGCCGAGACGATCATCGCAGCCGACGGCGCGTCCGTACCCGGCCGTCGAAAGGACGCTATCACGGGGCTCGAACGGCGCGGCGTCATCGACGAAGCCCTCGCACGACGGTTGCGCGAGGCGGTCGGGTTCCGGGACGTCCTGGCGCACACGTACGGCCCGGTGATCAACGACGATATCGTCTACGACGCGTTACAGGAGAGCCTCGGTCGGTACGTTGCGTTCGCCGAGGCGATCGATGCGTATCTCGACGACGCGCTCGATGACTGAACCGGGGCTCCATCGCTCGATACCAGTAGTCCGGACCACTGATCCGCTCGCTCGAACAACAGCACTGCGTTCGCTCGATGACCCCTTCGGTGGCGACCCGACATCGAACGGGTTTCGACGGCGAGGACGAACTCGACCGACTCACATCTCTCCGGAACCGCCCGGCCGAAGTGACCCTTCGATGACGGTGCGGCGTGACTCCCTCGTCGGTTCCACAACGCTGAATCCCGCGTCGGTGTTGTTGCTTCGACCCCGTCTTTTAGTCGTCGGTCCTGCGGCTGCCGACTCACGCTCGCGGCGGTCCAGGGGATGCGGTAGCGACCGAGCGATCCCTCAGATAGAATCCGCACCACCCTCGATCGTCACACCCGATCGACCACCTCCCTGTCGAGCGCACAGCAGCCGCGAAATGGTTATGTATGTTCGAACCGCAGTATGAATACGAGAAAGTATGAGTAAATCTGAGTCTGAGAAAGTGGTCTCTGTATCATCCCGCGGGCAGGCCACGATCCCGAAAGAGTTCCGCGAAGAGTTGGAGATCGAGACGCCCGGGCGGGTGAAGTTCGTCAGGACGGACGAGGGCGAAATCGTCGTTCGTCCTATCCACTCGGTTACGGATCTGCGTGGGGTTCTGTCCGGAAAGACCGACGAGCGGGGTCGTTCGGCCGTGGAGCGCTTGCGGGAGGAACGCGCTTCTGACAGAGCGAGCGAGGAAGCGTTGCGCCAGCGGTACGCCGATGATGAGGAGTCCGACGCATGACGATCGGGTCAGAGATCCCCGAGACGATCGTGTTCGACACCGAACCGCTGATCGCCTATTTTTGCGACGAACCGGGAAGTGATACCGTCGAGCGGTACGTAGAGGCGGTCGAAGGTGCGGCGAACGGCTACATTTCGGCGATCAATCTCGCCGAGGTCCACTACGTCGTTCGTGCGATCGACGGTGAAGAGCGGGCGGACGCTGTCGTCGATGTGTTAGAAGAGAGCGGGATCCGCCGCGTCGACACCGACGCAACGTGGCCGGTAGCGGCTGATTTCACG comes from the Halovivax cerinus genome and includes:
- the neuC gene encoding UDP-N-acetylglucosamine 2-epimerase; amino-acid sequence: MPTRVASIVTTRSQYARVKTVYQSLEADERIDFRLIVSGGGLVHRFGELTDTIETAGIDIEKKIHTLLEGGEPVTQAKTTGMGLIEYASALEDIDPDLLLTSGDRYETMATTLAASYLNLPVVHLEGGELTGSIDDKVRHATTKMADYHLVSTERAQDVVKELGESDDLIYRTGCPSIDICQEIEVDGRTAYDPQDDYGGVGSTVDVTDDYLVIQYHPLPTEYESNYEKVQELIAAYQRLDVQAFWFWPNMDAGTDQVSKAIREFREQGDPDDVRFFINLDPHDYLTLVSNAACMVGNSSVGIRECSYFGVPTVNIGERQNERERGPNVIDVECDRDEIVAAIGTQLEHGRYPQSNLYGSGSAAETITEIIADLDPEQKDPMTPAQIMQHEQEIQLSHD
- a CDS encoding cytidylyltransferase domain-containing protein codes for the protein MTERDVLGLVPARGGSKGVPEKNIRDIAGKPLIAHSIESGRKSTVIDSVVVSTDDEEIATVAEEYHARVPFLRPDNLATDTAPTSPVVEDALETLAEQGESYDDIVLLQPTSPLRSSTHIDEAYELYTVQDADSLISAYPTTETRWRSTSNGAVQLNYEDESKRRQDREPEYIINGAVYVTAVEAFLSSQELITGETVIYEMDEIDSIDVDTPFDLWLAEQVMTEWKQ
- a CDS encoding N-acetylneuraminate synthase family protein, whose protein sequence is MIEIDGTKLGSDSRPYVIAEVGINARNDLELAKRFIEVAASAGADAVKFQTHLADAEISEPAIRSIGAGDVYETVAECEWTAEEHEMLRAHAKASDVTFLSTPFSVEAVDLLEEIDVPAIKIGSGELTNRELLARVAETGKPLLVSTGMHTREEIAEACSFLESVAEEFALFYCVSEYPTSPADFDFGTIQSLEQLADVPVGFSDHSTGAEAAKVAIGNGAAMIEKHFTIDRRLPGPDQEVSIEPETLEDLCSFADLYHETSTEKTELQGEEPDVKAWAQHSLVAKRPIEQGEEFTTENLTTKRPGSGISANRYFDIVGRTAATDIEENIVLSSDDVQ
- a CDS encoding ABC transporter ATP-binding protein: MSSNGSESVSRREKIDALLDVARFNPTFTILIVVLGLAAAVLEGVGLSFILPIIEIVQVDDPTAQADGLMGMFVTAYATLGIPFTLGYVVVGVAAVMTVRYTTSFVVAWFREALRTYYIRDLQIRAYDSALDARVTYFDEEGSDDILNAIVTQTNYAGRVIQRVVQLLQKLFLSSVYLLIALVISPFLTVFAVAVLGFLTVFLRRVIEPGYAVGDRVADANERRQEAAQAGTQGIRDVRIFGLADELRQDFLDAIDQFTSARITLRRNEAAITNFYNLGVAVSVFVLIYLALTFANLSFGSLGVFLFAMFQLGPQVSGLNNLFYRVENDLPHLVRTQQFITELQSREEPNESTREVPDVVNTVAFDDVHFSYDEEEQVLQGIDFEVEKGEFVAFVGQSGAGKSTIVSLLARLYELDQGEIRANGVPIDEMDIDEWRERIAVVRQDPFIFNDTLEYNLTIGNRDVTRAELDRACSISKVDEFFDELPDGYETMLGDDGVRLSGGQKQRVALARALLQDADLLVLDEATSDLDSNLEQEVQEAIEEMERDYAMIAIAHRLSTVENADRIYTVESGEIIETGTHGELIDSGGQYADLYAIQSR
- a CDS encoding winged helix-turn-helix domain-containing protein, translating into MTTSRWDDVNEHVKAEWKAETSPFERVYAIVEGTHDGQSAARIAERALVSEPTARRHCKTLVTTGFAEADADGRTTLYKRNSDRVLDARIRELREETTRDDILDGIERMKRDIRRYQDRYDVVTPEALARKLDADETEGWDDISAWKTTRTNLAVAQAALAYDEASHQLTA
- a CDS encoding type II toxin-antitoxin system VapC family toxin, with translation MTAGAADPLFVDTSGFYAAYVEDDVNHARAAAVLDAIRAGDQYAPVFTSRYVLAELATVILYQTSHRDAVSTLEEIRSSETINVLPVDETTFDAAHEWFVRYDDQEIAFFDHLGGAIARHFEIEHVFTFDPDDFHTLGFTVVPDDTGNG
- a CDS encoding helix-turn-helix domain-containing protein, with amino-acid sequence MSNRNEHGKYTPSVTDESLLAHFTHADRPFQTAQSIADRFDLDRSQAYRRLQQLADDGEVEKAKVGGRAVVWWRVDDRPHAPGTHGVNASDPIFDRRTFEAGEPADASEHIDEILYGDSAESST
- the mntA gene encoding type VII toxin-antitoxin system MntA family adenylyltransferase antitoxin, whose protein sequence is MHESGFDEETIETLSRVLGEHGVSFAMVFGSGARGTMDEGSDLDVAIEFETVRPTDEGYSERYLRLRGALDEALSTPVDVVDVHAMEPRFARVAFDEGCLVRGTESRKTELAERYAGEALSVTDARERVRAAVERLQDVTVG
- the hepT gene encoding type VII toxin-antitoxin system HepT family RNase toxin; this translates as MSDDEGLSAERATRIADAIEAIEQNVSGLERYRDLSRSEYRSDESTERREAVERKFEKLIAATVDIAETIIAADGASVPGRRKDAITGLERRGVIDEALARRLREAVGFRDVLAHTYGPVINDDIVYDALQESLGRYVAFAEAIDAYLDDALDD
- a CDS encoding AbrB/MazE/SpoVT family DNA-binding domain-containing protein — protein: MSKSESEKVVSVSSRGQATIPKEFREELEIETPGRVKFVRTDEGEIVVRPIHSVTDLRGVLSGKTDERGRSAVERLREERASDRASEEALRQRYADDEESDA
- a CDS encoding PIN domain-containing protein, whose product is MTIGSEIPETIVFDTEPLIAYFCDEPGSDTVERYVEAVEGAANGYISAINLAEVHYVVRAIDGEERADAVVDVLEESGIRRVDTDATWPVAADFTFRYAPALGDAFALGTAAHLDGTLLVGADDDYDDVTDVPITRFRTEPA